The proteins below come from a single Columba livia isolate bColLiv1 breed racing homer chromosome 28, bColLiv1.pat.W.v2, whole genome shotgun sequence genomic window:
- the ADAM15 gene encoding disintegrin and metalloproteinase domain-containing protein 15 isoform X4, with the protein MRTLRLLLFLLLFVLLLAAGTGANGSGAGDSSWQRRTEPQHSWRVTPRVLRDNRTLSLAEATQGGFPARLRVLLELEGTRLVLELEQNWDPVLGAGVLLYYLPNGTRAAQEASEQERCCYRGTARGFPGSWAKLCACAGLSGHVRLAATRSYGLEPDAGGSPGHHVAYRLREARLAPRACGQGAPDPPQVEVEETEPPRLQRAKRAAEQRFVELVMVVDHAAFQNYPDLQRVHTRTLEIANQVDAFFQPLGVRVALLAVEVWSDGDRFAVGGSARATLERFLRWRWEELLPRLPHDNAQLLTGVRFDDVSVGMSAQSSMCSPARSGGVSTDHSVSVLVVASTVAHQLGHNLGMRHDSAGRFCHCGDLRQDRGCIMAAPTGLTPGLSFSNCSRQDLARSLRQGRGWCLSNVPEPRPVASEPLCGNGFLEPGEGCDCGLSLECADPCCNSTSCQLMPGAECAAGDTCCQDCRLRGAGHPCREPLGECDLPEFCDGVSPHCPPDAFLQDGQPCAGGTALCHGGACATYEGQCQQLLGTGAGPVTESCMATLNARGDERGHCGQLPNGSYVACAPRDAGCGMLQCRRAGTTGDASCQGTLLPRDEDVSDAAMVLPGTACGPGKVCLQHRCQDVAALGDQQCQSKCHGRGVCNNHGHCHCERGWAPPTCESPGAGGSEDSGPPTPQRGGSALPTALLLSALLVLALALGLCRARRAGWHKRLCQLGKGTSCQYRISQPQPRSGSPPARPRPPRWQRATELQDMHGSKDRPPPPTRPLPADPVLPGAQPPGPAKPPPPQRPLPLDPPGPSLPCGETPPGHPYVTVIPSRAPPPPPAGTQREA; encoded by the exons ATGCGGACGCTGCggctgctcctcttcctcctcctcttcgtCCTCCTCCTCGCCGCCGGTACCGGGGCCAACGGGAGCGGCGCAG GTGACAGCTCGTGGCAGCGCCGCACAGAACCGCAACACTCCTGGCGTGTCACCCCGCGGGTCCTGCGGGACAATCGGACACTCAGCTTGGCGGAGGCGACCCAG GGGGGGTTTCCTGCCCGGCTGCgggtcctgctggagctggaggggaCGCGGTtggtgctggagctggagcagaaCTG GGATCCGGTGCTGGGCGCCGGGGTGCTGCTCTACTACCTGCCCAACGGCACGCGGGCGGCGCAGGAGGCCAGCGAGCAG GAACGTTGCTGCTACCGAGGGACGGCCCGTGGCTTCCCCGGCTCCTGGGCCAAGCTCTGTGCCTGCGCTGGGCTCAG cgGCCACGTCCGGCTGGCGGCCACCAGGAGCTACGGGCTGGAGCCGGATGCTGGTGGCTCCCCGGGGCACCACGTCGCCTACCGGCTGCGGGAAGCCCGGCTGGCGCCGCGGGCCTGCGGGCAGGGGGCCCCGGACCCCCCCCAGGTGGAGGTGGAGGAGACAGAGCCCCCCCGGTTGCAGAGA gccaagcgggcggcagaGCAGCGCTTCGTGGAGCTGGTGATGGTGGTTGACCACGCCGCG ttccagAATTACCCCGACCTGCAGCGTGTCCACACCCGCACCCTGGAGATCGCCAACCAGGTGGACGCG tTCTTCCAGCCGCTGGGGGTGCGGGTGGCCCTGCTGGCGGTGGAGGTCTGGAGCGACGGCGACCGCTTCGCGGTGGGCGGCAGCGCCCGGGCGACGCTGGAGCGGTTCCTGCGCTGGCgctgggaggagctgctgccgcGGCTGCCCCACGACAACGCGCAGCTGCTCAC gggcgTCCGCTTCGACGACGTCTCGGTGGGGATGTCGGCCCAGAGCTCCATGTGCTCCCCCGCGCGCTCCGGGGGGGTCAGCACG GACCACTCGGTCAGCGTCCTCGTCGTCGCCTCCACCGTGGCGCATCAGCTGGGACACAACCTGGGCATGCGCCACGACAGCGCCGGGCGCTTCTGCCACTGCGGCGACCTCCGGCAGGACCGCGGCTGCATCATGGCGGCACCCACGGG GTTGACACCCGGTCTGAGCTTCAGCAACTGCAGCCGGCAGGACCTGGCGCGCAGCCTGCGGCAGGGTCGCGGCTGGTGCCTGTCCAACGTCCCCGAGCCGCGGCCCGTGGCCAGCGAGCCCCTCTGTGGCAACGGCTTCTTGGAGCCGGGCGAGGGCTGCGACTGCGGCCTCAGCTTG GAGTGCGCCGATCCCTGCTGCAACAGCACCAGCTGCCAGCTGATGCCGGGGGCCGAGTGCGCGGCGGGGGACACGTGCTGCCAGGACTGCCGG CTGCGTGGCGCCGGTCACCCGTGCCGGGAACCCCTGGGTGAGTGTGACCTGCCTGAGTTCTGCGATGGGGTGTCACCGCACTGCCCCCCCGACGCCTTCCTGCAGGACGGGCAGCCCTGCGCCGGCGGCACCGCGCTGTGCCACGGCGGAGCCTGCGCCACCTACGAGGGAcagtgccagcagctgctggggacag GCGCAGGGCCCGTCACCGAATCCTGCATGGCCACGCTGAACGCGCGCGGGGATGAACGCGGGCACTGCGGGCAGCTCCCCAACGGCTCCTACGTCGCCTGCGCCCCGCG CGATGCCGGCTGCGGGATGCTGCAGTGCCGGCGTGCCGGCACCACGGGGGACGCGTCCTGCCAGGGGACCCTCCTGCCCAGGGACGAGGACGTGAGCGACGCGGCCATGGTGctgcccggcacagcctgcGGGCCCGGCAAG GTGTGTCTCCAGCACCGGTGCCAGGATGTCGCAGCGCTGGGCGACCAGCAGTGCCAGAGCAAGTGCCACGGGCGCGGG GTGTGCAACAACCACGGGCACTGCCACTGCGAGCGCGGCTGGGCCCCCCCAACCTGCGAGAGCCCTGGCGCGGGGGGCAGCGAGGACAGTGGCCCCCCCACCCCGCAGCGAG GGGGGAGCGCCCTGCCCACCGCCCTGCTGCTGAGCGCGCTGCTGGTGCTGGCGCTGGCGCTGGGGCTGTGCCGCGCCCGCCGCGCCGGCTGGCACAAGCGGCTGTGCCAGCTCGGCAAGGGGACGTCGTGCCAGTACAG GATCTCGCAGCCACAGCCCCGCTCGGGCAGCCCCCCCGCGCGCCCCCGGCCCCCGCGGTGGCAGCGGGCCACGGAGCTGCAGGACATGCACGGCAGCAAG
- the ADAM15 gene encoding disintegrin and metalloproteinase domain-containing protein 15 isoform X5 — protein MRTLRLLLFLLLFVLLLAAGTGANGSGAGDSSWQRRTEPQHSWRVTPRVLRDNRTLSLAEATQGGFPARLRVLLELEGTRLVLELEQNWDPVLGAGVLLYYLPNGTRAAQEASEQERCCYRGTARGFPGSWAKLCACAGLSGHVRLAATRSYGLEPDAGGSPGHHVAYRLREARLAPRACGQGAPDPPQVEVEETEPPRLQRAKRAAEQRFVELVMVVDHAAFQNYPDLQRVHTRTLEIANQVDAFFQPLGVRVALLAVEVWSDGDRFAVGGSARATLERFLRWRWEELLPRLPHDNAQLLTGVRFDDVSVGMSAQSSMCSPARSGGVSTDHSVSVLVVASTVAHQLGHNLGMRHDSAGRFCHCGDLRQDRGCIMAAPTGLTPGLSFSNCSRQDLARSLRQGRGWCLSNVPEPRPVASEPLCGNGFLEPGEGCDCGLSLECADPCCNSTSCQLMPGAECAAGDTCCQDCRLRGAGHPCREPLGECDLPEFCDGVSPHCPPDAFLQDGQPCAGGTALCHGGACATYEGQCQQLLGTGAGPVTESCMATLNARGDERGHCGQLPNGSYVACAPRDAGCGMLQCRRAGTTGDASCQGTLLPRDEDVSDAAMVLPGTACGPGKVCLQHRCQDVAALGDQQCQSKCHGRGVCNNHGHCHCERGWAPPTCESPGAGGSEDSGPPTPQRGGSALPTALLLSALLVLALALGLCRARRAGWHKRLCQLGKGTSCQYSAETRVRFLGPEAPAGRSGISQPQPRSGSPPARPRPPRWQRATELQDMHGSKPPGPAKPPPPQRPLPLDPPGPSLPCGETPPGHPYVTVIPSRAPPPPPAGTQREA, from the exons ATGCGGACGCTGCggctgctcctcttcctcctcctcttcgtCCTCCTCCTCGCCGCCGGTACCGGGGCCAACGGGAGCGGCGCAG GTGACAGCTCGTGGCAGCGCCGCACAGAACCGCAACACTCCTGGCGTGTCACCCCGCGGGTCCTGCGGGACAATCGGACACTCAGCTTGGCGGAGGCGACCCAG GGGGGGTTTCCTGCCCGGCTGCgggtcctgctggagctggaggggaCGCGGTtggtgctggagctggagcagaaCTG GGATCCGGTGCTGGGCGCCGGGGTGCTGCTCTACTACCTGCCCAACGGCACGCGGGCGGCGCAGGAGGCCAGCGAGCAG GAACGTTGCTGCTACCGAGGGACGGCCCGTGGCTTCCCCGGCTCCTGGGCCAAGCTCTGTGCCTGCGCTGGGCTCAG cgGCCACGTCCGGCTGGCGGCCACCAGGAGCTACGGGCTGGAGCCGGATGCTGGTGGCTCCCCGGGGCACCACGTCGCCTACCGGCTGCGGGAAGCCCGGCTGGCGCCGCGGGCCTGCGGGCAGGGGGCCCCGGACCCCCCCCAGGTGGAGGTGGAGGAGACAGAGCCCCCCCGGTTGCAGAGA gccaagcgggcggcagaGCAGCGCTTCGTGGAGCTGGTGATGGTGGTTGACCACGCCGCG ttccagAATTACCCCGACCTGCAGCGTGTCCACACCCGCACCCTGGAGATCGCCAACCAGGTGGACGCG tTCTTCCAGCCGCTGGGGGTGCGGGTGGCCCTGCTGGCGGTGGAGGTCTGGAGCGACGGCGACCGCTTCGCGGTGGGCGGCAGCGCCCGGGCGACGCTGGAGCGGTTCCTGCGCTGGCgctgggaggagctgctgccgcGGCTGCCCCACGACAACGCGCAGCTGCTCAC gggcgTCCGCTTCGACGACGTCTCGGTGGGGATGTCGGCCCAGAGCTCCATGTGCTCCCCCGCGCGCTCCGGGGGGGTCAGCACG GACCACTCGGTCAGCGTCCTCGTCGTCGCCTCCACCGTGGCGCATCAGCTGGGACACAACCTGGGCATGCGCCACGACAGCGCCGGGCGCTTCTGCCACTGCGGCGACCTCCGGCAGGACCGCGGCTGCATCATGGCGGCACCCACGGG GTTGACACCCGGTCTGAGCTTCAGCAACTGCAGCCGGCAGGACCTGGCGCGCAGCCTGCGGCAGGGTCGCGGCTGGTGCCTGTCCAACGTCCCCGAGCCGCGGCCCGTGGCCAGCGAGCCCCTCTGTGGCAACGGCTTCTTGGAGCCGGGCGAGGGCTGCGACTGCGGCCTCAGCTTG GAGTGCGCCGATCCCTGCTGCAACAGCACCAGCTGCCAGCTGATGCCGGGGGCCGAGTGCGCGGCGGGGGACACGTGCTGCCAGGACTGCCGG CTGCGTGGCGCCGGTCACCCGTGCCGGGAACCCCTGGGTGAGTGTGACCTGCCTGAGTTCTGCGATGGGGTGTCACCGCACTGCCCCCCCGACGCCTTCCTGCAGGACGGGCAGCCCTGCGCCGGCGGCACCGCGCTGTGCCACGGCGGAGCCTGCGCCACCTACGAGGGAcagtgccagcagctgctggggacag GCGCAGGGCCCGTCACCGAATCCTGCATGGCCACGCTGAACGCGCGCGGGGATGAACGCGGGCACTGCGGGCAGCTCCCCAACGGCTCCTACGTCGCCTGCGCCCCGCG CGATGCCGGCTGCGGGATGCTGCAGTGCCGGCGTGCCGGCACCACGGGGGACGCGTCCTGCCAGGGGACCCTCCTGCCCAGGGACGAGGACGTGAGCGACGCGGCCATGGTGctgcccggcacagcctgcGGGCCCGGCAAG GTGTGTCTCCAGCACCGGTGCCAGGATGTCGCAGCGCTGGGCGACCAGCAGTGCCAGAGCAAGTGCCACGGGCGCGGG GTGTGCAACAACCACGGGCACTGCCACTGCGAGCGCGGCTGGGCCCCCCCAACCTGCGAGAGCCCTGGCGCGGGGGGCAGCGAGGACAGTGGCCCCCCCACCCCGCAGCGAG GGGGGAGCGCCCTGCCCACCGCCCTGCTGCTGAGCGCGCTGCTGGTGCTGGCGCTGGCGCTGGGGCTGTGCCGCGCCCGCCGCGCCGGCTGGCACAAGCGGCTGTGCCAGCTCGGCAAGGGGACGTCGTGCCAGTACAG CGCTGAGACCCGGGTGCGATTCCTGGGTCCAGAAGCCCCAGCCGGCCGGAGCGG GATCTCGCAGCCACAGCCCCGCTCGGGCAGCCCCCCCGCGCGCCCCCGGCCCCCGCGGTGGCAGCGGGCCACGGAGCTGCAGGACATGCACGGCAGCAAG